One Burkholderia thailandensis E264 genomic window carries:
- the acsA gene encoding acetate--CoA ligase has protein sequence MNAPAVIAKTSVDLRVTPNLLDYDDERRRFSWTAVARELAVEPGGGLNIAWQAVDRHCAGPGRDKTALRFLARGAAPRAIGYGELAALSNRFCNVLRGLGVGKGDRLFIVAGRIPELYVALLGSLKNGTVVSPLFSAFGPEPIATRVNLGGATVLVTTDALFERKIAPWRERMPGLKHVLLVAEESGATSIPGTLDFAGLMASASDSCRYEATSAEDMALLHFTSGTTGTPKGAVHVHGAALTHWATGRYALDLHADDVYWCTADPGWVTGTSYGIIAPLLHGVTSVVDREEFDAERWYGILADERVSVWYTAPTAVRMLMRAGAEVAKRHAFACLRFIASVGEPLNPEAVWWGKEVLGLPIHDNWWQTETGGIMIANTPAFDIKPGSMGRPLPGVDAAIVRRDAAGGVQFVDEPGVDGELALRRGWPSMFRGYLNDDARYRRCFAGDWYLTGDLARRDADGYYWFVGRADDVIKSAGHLIGPFEVESALMTHPAVAEAAVIGKPDPVVGETVKAFVSLNAGSRPDEALRMELLAHARRRLGAAVAPKEIAFVEQLPHTRSGKIMRRLLKARELGLAEGDTSTLEAGA, from the coding sequence ATGAACGCGCCCGCGGTAATCGCCAAAACATCCGTCGACCTGCGGGTCACGCCGAATCTTCTCGATTACGACGACGAACGGCGCCGGTTCTCGTGGACGGCCGTCGCGCGGGAACTCGCCGTCGAGCCGGGCGGCGGGCTGAATATCGCATGGCAAGCCGTCGATCGCCATTGCGCGGGCCCCGGCCGGGACAAGACCGCATTGCGCTTTCTCGCGCGCGGCGCGGCGCCCCGCGCCATCGGCTACGGCGAGCTCGCCGCGCTGAGCAACCGCTTCTGCAACGTGCTGCGCGGCCTGGGGGTCGGCAAGGGCGACCGGCTCTTCATCGTCGCCGGACGCATCCCCGAGCTGTACGTCGCGCTGCTCGGCAGCCTGAAGAACGGCACGGTCGTCTCGCCGCTGTTCTCCGCGTTCGGGCCGGAGCCGATCGCCACGCGCGTCAATCTGGGCGGGGCAACCGTGCTGGTCACGACGGATGCGCTCTTCGAGCGCAAGATCGCGCCATGGCGCGAACGCATGCCCGGGTTGAAGCACGTGCTGCTCGTTGCCGAGGAGTCCGGCGCGACCTCGATCCCCGGCACCCTGGATTTCGCGGGATTGATGGCGAGCGCGTCGGACTCGTGCCGCTACGAGGCCACTTCCGCGGAGGACATGGCGCTGCTGCACTTCACGAGCGGCACCACGGGCACGCCGAAGGGCGCCGTGCACGTGCACGGCGCGGCGCTCACGCATTGGGCCACCGGCCGATACGCGCTCGATCTGCACGCGGACGACGTCTACTGGTGCACCGCCGATCCCGGATGGGTCACGGGCACCTCGTACGGGATCATCGCGCCGCTGCTGCATGGCGTGACGTCCGTCGTCGATCGGGAGGAATTCGATGCCGAGCGGTGGTACGGCATTCTGGCCGACGAACGCGTGTCCGTCTGGTACACCGCGCCGACCGCCGTGCGCATGCTCATGCGGGCCGGCGCCGAGGTCGCGAAGCGCCATGCGTTTGCGTGCCTGCGCTTCATCGCGAGCGTCGGCGAGCCGTTGAATCCGGAAGCCGTCTGGTGGGGAAAGGAAGTGCTGGGGCTGCCGATCCACGACAACTGGTGGCAGACGGAGACGGGCGGGATCATGATCGCGAACACGCCCGCCTTCGACATCAAGCCCGGCTCGATGGGCAGACCGCTTCCCGGCGTCGACGCCGCGATCGTGCGGCGCGATGCGGCGGGCGGCGTGCAGTTCGTCGACGAGCCCGGCGTCGACGGCGAGCTGGCGCTCAGGCGAGGGTGGCCGTCGATGTTTCGCGGCTACCTGAACGACGACGCGCGCTACCGCAGGTGCTTCGCGGGCGACTGGTATCTGACGGGCGATCTGGCGCGGCGCGACGCGGACGGCTATTACTGGTTCGTCGGTCGCGCCGACGACGTCATCAAGTCGGCGGGGCACCTGATCGGCCCGTTCGAAGTGGAAAGCGCGCTGATGACGCATCCGGCCGTCGCCGAAGCCGCGGTGATCGGCAAGCCGGACCCGGTGGTCGGCGAGACGGTCAAGGCGTTCGTCTCGCTGAACGCGGGCTCGCGGCCCGACGAGGCGCTGCGCATGGAGCTGCTCGCTCATGCGAGGAGGCGTTTGGGGGCGGCGGTCGCGCCGAAGGAGATCGCGTTCGTCGAGCAACTGCCGCATACGCGCAGCGGCAAGATCATGCGCCGCCTGCTGAAGGCCCGCGAGCTGGGGCTGGCCGAGGGCGACACGTCGACGCTGGAGGCGGGCGCATGA
- the pdhA gene encoding pyruvate dehydrogenase (acetyl-transferring) E1 component subunit alpha translates to MTAVDHPAPPPPSGPVRYGKDFALVLLRDMLRVRRLEETCAQLYGAGKIRGFLHLYIGEEAAGIGALHALEPDDNVVATYREHAHALVRGMDMGVLMAEMFGKREGCARGRGGSMHLFDRQTRLFGGNAIVGGGLPLAAGLALAEKMQAGKRVTACFFGDGAVAEGVFHESMNLAALWRLPVLFCCENNLYAMGTALERSESQTDLCAKAASYGMRVSSADGMDVVAVHDAAKDAVEYVRGGAGPMFVELRTYRFRAHSMYDAELYRQKAEVDEWKARGPIHTFTARLKAEGKLTEDEFAALDADANAEVARAVAFAEAGEWERVEDLAKDVYTAAGGPS, encoded by the coding sequence ATGACGGCTGTCGACCATCCCGCGCCGCCGCCGCCGTCGGGCCCGGTGCGCTACGGCAAGGATTTCGCGCTCGTCCTGTTGCGCGACATGCTGCGCGTGCGCCGGCTCGAAGAGACGTGCGCGCAACTGTACGGCGCGGGCAAGATACGGGGCTTCCTCCATCTGTACATCGGCGAGGAGGCCGCCGGCATCGGCGCGTTGCACGCGCTCGAGCCCGACGACAACGTCGTCGCCACCTACCGCGAACACGCGCACGCGCTGGTGCGGGGCATGGACATGGGCGTCCTGATGGCGGAAATGTTCGGCAAGCGCGAGGGGTGCGCGCGCGGCCGAGGCGGCTCGATGCACCTGTTCGACCGGCAGACCCGGCTGTTCGGCGGGAACGCGATCGTGGGCGGCGGCCTGCCGCTCGCGGCCGGGCTCGCGCTCGCCGAGAAGATGCAGGCGGGCAAGCGCGTGACCGCGTGCTTTTTCGGCGATGGCGCGGTGGCCGAGGGCGTGTTCCACGAATCGATGAATCTCGCGGCGCTGTGGCGGCTGCCGGTGCTGTTCTGCTGCGAAAACAACCTGTACGCGATGGGCACGGCGCTCGAGCGCAGCGAATCGCAGACCGACCTTTGCGCGAAGGCCGCGTCGTATGGCATGCGGGTGTCGTCGGCCGACGGCATGGACGTCGTCGCGGTGCACGACGCGGCGAAGGACGCAGTCGAATACGTGAGGGGCGGCGCGGGGCCGATGTTCGTGGAACTGCGCACCTACCGCTTCCGCGCGCATTCGATGTACGACGCCGAGCTCTATCGTCAGAAGGCGGAGGTCGACGAATGGAAGGCGCGCGGGCCGATCCACACGTTCACGGCCCGGCTCAAGGCCGAGGGCAAGCTGACGGAGGACGAATTCGCCGCGCTCGACGCCGACGCGAACGCCGAAGTGGCGCGCGCCGTCGCGTTCGCCGAGGCCGGCGAGTGGGAGCGCGTCGAAGATCTCGCGAAAGACGTGTACACGGCGGCGGGAGGCCCATCGTGA
- a CDS encoding alpha-ketoacid dehydrogenase subunit beta has protein sequence MIRRLTYREALRDALRDALSNDPRVFLMGEDVGRYGGSYAVSAGLLEAFGPERVRDTPLSELAFTGMGIGAALGGMRPIVEIMTVNFSLLALDQIVNTAALYHHMSGGQFSVPLVIRMATGAGRQVAAQHSHSFEGWYAGIPGIKVLAPATVEDARHMLAPALADPDPVLIFEHAGLYNMEGDLSAMTSVDIRSAKVRRDGGDVAILAYGGSLPKALEAADALAGEGISAEVVDLRVLRPLDDATIMASVIKCRRAVIVDECWRSASVASEIVARIVEQAFYELDAPLARVCAEDVPIPYARHMEEAALPQVDKIVAAVKQLLS, from the coding sequence GTGATCAGGCGGCTCACCTACCGCGAGGCGCTGCGCGACGCGTTGCGCGACGCGCTGTCGAACGATCCGCGCGTGTTCCTGATGGGCGAGGACGTGGGGCGCTACGGCGGCAGCTACGCGGTGTCGGCGGGCTTGCTGGAAGCGTTCGGTCCCGAGCGCGTGCGCGACACGCCGCTGTCGGAGCTTGCGTTCACAGGCATGGGAATCGGCGCGGCGCTGGGCGGCATGCGGCCGATCGTCGAGATCATGACGGTCAACTTCAGCCTGCTCGCGCTCGACCAGATCGTCAACACCGCCGCGCTCTACCATCACATGTCCGGCGGGCAATTCTCGGTGCCGCTCGTGATCCGCATGGCCACGGGCGCGGGCCGCCAGGTCGCGGCGCAGCACTCGCACAGCTTCGAGGGCTGGTATGCCGGCATTCCGGGCATCAAGGTGCTCGCGCCCGCGACCGTCGAAGACGCGCGCCACATGCTGGCGCCGGCGCTCGCCGATCCCGATCCGGTGCTGATCTTCGAGCATGCGGGCCTCTACAACATGGAAGGCGACTTGTCCGCGATGACGAGCGTCGACATCCGGTCGGCGAAGGTGAGGCGCGACGGCGGGGACGTCGCGATTCTCGCGTACGGCGGCTCGTTGCCGAAGGCGCTCGAGGCGGCCGATGCGCTTGCGGGCGAAGGCATCTCGGCCGAGGTCGTCGATCTGCGCGTGCTGCGCCCGCTCGACGACGCGACGATCATGGCTTCGGTGATCAAGTGCCGGCGTGCGGTGATCGTCGACGAATGCTGGCGCAGCGCGAGCGTCGCGTCGGAAATCGTCGCGCGCATCGTCGAACAGGCATTCTACGAACTCGATGCGCCGCTCGCGCGCGTGTGCGCCGAGGACGTGCCGATTCCGTATGCCCGGCACATGGAAGAAGCGGCGTTGCCCCAGGTCGACAAGATCGTCGCCGCGGTGAAGCAATTGCTTTCGTGA
- a CDS encoding dihydrolipoamide acetyltransferase family protein has product MIEFTLPSMGADMDEGTLLEWKVKPGDAVKKGQVVAVVDTSKAAVDIESWQEGTVDELIVEPGEKIPVGTPIATLLEPGETPPAVRPVRRRARPAAAVGAGARRKISPAARQRAMRGGVDLDAVSGTGPGGSVTLADVERTSAAAAAPSEAAATGDRAREMRRVIAAAMARSKHEIPHYYVSEPIPLGKALAWLAAENAKRSVVDRLLPAALLLKAVAVTLTRFPELNGFYRQGAFQPAGQVHLGVAISLRQGGLIAPALLDAGTKPLTQLMRELADLTQRSRAGSLRSAELSQSTITVTNLGDRGAAEVFGIIYPPQVALVGFGRIVERPWAEGGALGVMPVVTASVSADHRVSDGHRGALFLVELSEALQNPEALSR; this is encoded by the coding sequence ATGATCGAATTCACGTTGCCTTCGATGGGCGCCGACATGGACGAGGGGACGCTCCTCGAATGGAAGGTCAAGCCCGGGGACGCCGTGAAGAAGGGCCAGGTGGTGGCCGTCGTCGATACGAGCAAGGCCGCCGTCGATATCGAAAGCTGGCAGGAGGGCACGGTCGACGAACTGATCGTCGAGCCGGGCGAGAAGATTCCGGTGGGCACGCCGATCGCGACGCTGCTCGAACCCGGCGAAACGCCGCCCGCCGTCAGGCCCGTGCGCCGGCGGGCGAGGCCGGCCGCGGCCGTCGGCGCGGGCGCGCGGCGCAAGATTTCGCCGGCCGCCCGGCAGCGGGCGATGCGAGGCGGCGTCGATCTCGACGCGGTGTCGGGCACCGGCCCCGGCGGCTCGGTGACGTTGGCGGATGTCGAGCGGACATCGGCCGCCGCCGCGGCTCCGAGCGAGGCTGCCGCGACGGGCGACCGCGCGCGCGAAATGAGGCGCGTGATCGCCGCCGCGATGGCGCGCTCGAAGCACGAGATCCCGCACTACTACGTGTCCGAACCGATTCCGCTGGGCAAGGCGCTCGCATGGCTTGCGGCGGAGAACGCAAAGCGTTCCGTCGTCGACCGGCTGCTGCCGGCCGCGCTGTTGCTCAAGGCCGTGGCCGTGACGCTGACCCGGTTTCCGGAGCTCAACGGCTTCTATCGTCAAGGGGCCTTTCAGCCTGCCGGCCAGGTGCACCTCGGCGTGGCGATCTCGCTGCGCCAGGGCGGCCTGATCGCGCCCGCGCTGCTCGATGCGGGCACGAAGCCGCTGACCCAATTGATGCGCGAACTCGCGGACCTGACGCAACGTAGCCGCGCCGGCTCGTTGCGCAGCGCCGAGCTGTCGCAATCGACGATCACCGTGACGAATCTCGGCGATCGCGGCGCCGCGGAGGTGTTCGGCATCATCTATCCGCCGCAGGTCGCGCTCGTGGGGTTCGGGCGAATCGTCGAGCGGCCGTGGGCCGAAGGCGGGGCGCTCGGGGTCATGCCGGTCGTGACCGCCAGCGTTAGCGCCGACCATCGCGTCTCCGACGGCCATCGCGGCGCGTTGTTCCTCGTCGAGCTGAGCGAAGCGTTGCAGAACCCGGAGGCATTGAGCAGATGA
- a CDS encoding acyl carrier protein produces MNDADILAAVLATLKAIAPEVDLAALRADRPLRGQVDLDSMDWLNFLTGLHARLGVDIPEAHYGRLRTLDDVVKYVANVSKL; encoded by the coding sequence ATGAACGACGCCGACATACTTGCCGCCGTATTGGCGACGCTGAAAGCGATCGCGCCGGAAGTCGACCTGGCTGCGCTGCGTGCCGACCGCCCGCTGCGCGGCCAGGTCGACCTCGACTCGATGGATTGGCTCAATTTCCTGACGGGGCTCCACGCGAGGCTCGGGGTCGATATTCCGGAGGCCCATTACGGTCGGCTGCGCACGCTCGACGATGTCGTCAAGTATGTGGCCAATGTGAGCAAGCTCTAG
- a CDS encoding response regulator transcription factor, whose product MIRVAILDAAPDGLAHVRHQLEGDSDIEIAWESDNEAAMLSRPDAGDSQVLVIGTSGFSSLHVRLVGLVRQRRPDLRILVVSAVASEENAAHAFAAGVSGFVGRFGRRSDFIEALRIVADGGKYVSLTEAATSDRRGDPTHEGH is encoded by the coding sequence GTGATCAGGGTTGCCATTCTCGACGCCGCTCCCGACGGTCTCGCCCACGTTCGCCATCAGCTCGAAGGCGACAGCGATATTGAAATCGCATGGGAATCGGACAACGAAGCGGCAATGCTCTCCCGCCCGGACGCCGGTGATTCGCAAGTGCTCGTCATCGGCACGAGCGGATTCAGCAGCTTGCACGTTCGACTCGTCGGTCTAGTCAGGCAGCGGCGCCCCGATCTGCGCATTCTGGTCGTCAGCGCCGTCGCCAGCGAGGAAAACGCGGCCCATGCATTTGCCGCCGGCGTTTCCGGATTCGTCGGCCGGTTCGGCCGGAGATCGGATTTCATCGAGGCGCTGAGGATCGTCGCCGACGGCGGAAAATACGTCAGCCTGACCGAGGCGGCCACGTCGGATCGGCGAGGCGATCCGACGCACGAAGGACACTAG
- a CDS encoding DUF2345 domain-containing protein, with amino-acid sequence MQLDDATGQVRARVLSKTRGDYSHLTLGYGIVQQGNTRGRYLGSGFTLHADQYGAVRANRGLYIGTHATRHDAEQLDVDAARDQLKAAADVLARQSSLSEQHRAESLKAGHDALTELTDATRQPVEPGASGGRTSGGGTGSANGFKVPAMLLGSAGGMGLTTFQSLHASADRHVNVVAGQSAFVATGKSFVASAGEKVSVFAQSGIKLFSKDAVQIESHRETIDLIGQKTVRIVSATERIEIAADKEILITSGQAYIRLKGGDIQIHAPGKIDIKGSLHNFSGPASMPYPMPTQPDAVCVPCMMKQAAGRGAFVAMGA; translated from the coding sequence ATGCAGCTCGACGACGCGACCGGGCAGGTGCGCGCCCGTGTGCTGAGCAAGACGCGGGGCGACTACAGCCATCTGACGCTCGGCTACGGGATCGTACAGCAGGGCAACACGCGCGGCCGCTATCTCGGCTCGGGCTTCACGCTGCATGCGGACCAATACGGCGCGGTTCGCGCCAATCGCGGCCTGTACATCGGCACGCACGCGACTCGCCACGACGCCGAGCAACTGGACGTGGACGCGGCGCGCGATCAACTGAAGGCCGCGGCGGACGTGCTCGCGCGGCAGTCGTCGCTGAGCGAGCAGCATCGGGCGGAGAGTCTGAAGGCGGGGCACGACGCGCTGACGGAACTGACCGACGCGACGCGGCAGCCGGTCGAGCCGGGCGCGAGCGGGGGGCGCACGTCGGGCGGCGGGACGGGCAGCGCGAACGGCTTCAAGGTGCCGGCGATGCTGCTCGGCAGCGCGGGCGGCATGGGGCTGACGACGTTTCAGTCGCTGCACGCGTCGGCGGATCGGCACGTGAACGTCGTGGCGGGTCAAAGCGCGTTCGTCGCGACGGGGAAGTCGTTCGTGGCGAGCGCGGGCGAGAAGGTCAGCGTGTTCGCGCAGAGCGGGATCAAGCTGTTCTCGAAGGACGCGGTTCAGATCGAGTCGCATCGCGAGACGATCGACCTGATCGGCCAGAAGACGGTGCGGATCGTGTCGGCGACGGAGCGCATCGAGATCGCGGCGGACAAGGAGATACTGATCACGTCGGGGCAGGCGTACATCCGCCTGAAGGGCGGCGACATTCAGATCCATGCGCCGGGCAAGATCGACATCAAGGGGAGCCTGCACAACTTCTCGGGCCCGGCCAGCATGCCGTATCCGATGCCGACGCAGCCGGATGCGGTGTGCGTGCCGTGCATGATGAAGCAGGCGGCCGGGCGCGGCGCGTTCGTGGCGATGGGGGCGTGA
- a CDS encoding DUF4123 domain-containing protein: MTERNSQDIGIQARFAEAEALGAHVYVLAAPLHNGSLPGALSVRRDHVACMLDGGADVQAVSPHLIYIPPSHFESARGWLERHGPASPCATILASPLPLAALAEHLKSFLRVCLPDGEPIVLAYWDPAILATLVGSAEDETLFVKGPVLSGEQRQAFLAPILRWTYWDRKGALRQIDWRQDRMPASAATLKPPLKLDQGQVDALTEASVPDGLLQHFSEHAPELLADVPERDRYGFVCRQIARARQHGIEGPGAWMDYCALAMRHGEAFDSHPDGVALLRTILPTASDRFSAS, from the coding sequence ATGACCGAGCGGAATAGCCAAGACATCGGCATCCAAGCCAGGTTCGCCGAAGCCGAAGCGTTGGGCGCGCATGTATACGTACTCGCGGCGCCGTTGCACAACGGCAGCTTGCCGGGGGCGTTGTCGGTTCGTCGCGACCATGTTGCATGCATGCTGGACGGCGGGGCGGACGTGCAGGCGGTATCGCCACACCTGATCTACATTCCGCCGAGTCACTTTGAGTCGGCGCGTGGGTGGCTGGAGCGACATGGACCGGCATCGCCGTGCGCGACGATTCTGGCATCGCCGTTGCCGCTTGCGGCGCTCGCGGAGCATCTGAAGTCGTTTCTGCGCGTGTGCTTGCCGGATGGCGAGCCGATCGTGCTCGCGTATTGGGATCCGGCGATTCTCGCGACGCTGGTTGGTTCGGCGGAAGACGAGACGCTGTTCGTGAAAGGGCCGGTGCTGTCCGGTGAACAGCGTCAGGCGTTTCTCGCGCCGATCCTGAGGTGGACATATTGGGACCGCAAAGGCGCGCTGCGTCAGATCGACTGGCGTCAGGATCGGATGCCGGCTTCCGCCGCGACGCTCAAGCCGCCGCTCAAGCTCGATCAGGGGCAGGTGGATGCATTGACCGAGGCGAGCGTGCCGGACGGCTTGCTGCAACATTTTAGCGAGCATGCCCCAGAATTGTTGGCCGACGTGCCGGAACGCGACCGCTATGGTTTTGTGTGCCGTCAGATTGCGCGTGCGCGGCAGCACGGCATCGAGGGACCCGGCGCATGGATGGATTACTGTGCGCTCGCGATGCGACATGGGGAAGCGTTCGACTCGCACCCCGATGGCGTGGCGCTGTTGCGAACCATATTGCCGACGGCGAGTGATCGATTTTCGGCATCGTAG
- a CDS encoding DUF3304 domain-containing protein: MVPVNHTDRYAVNIFVEKYWAGDASRRGGGGGAACCFPGMRDWSKPVTVTWEWGYEEDPKTKAVMMPDEKHSVQVNFPSGGPHQDPDWHKTDAYLCVILRDLNTAALAFSPRACSHYISLRLCFGDGNLRSPIQADRTLPAATAWQCEPVEPASAQRDPLCGRARM; this comes from the coding sequence ATGGTGCCCGTCAATCATACTGATCGCTACGCAGTGAATATTTTTGTTGAGAAGTACTGGGCGGGGGACGCGAGCAGGCGTGGGGGAGGTGGGGGAGCGGCTTGTTGCTTCCCGGGAATGAGGGATTGGAGCAAGCCCGTCACCGTGACATGGGAATGGGGATACGAGGAGGATCCGAAGACCAAAGCGGTTATGATGCCTGACGAGAAGCACAGCGTCCAAGTGAATTTCCCTTCGGGCGGCCCGCATCAGGATCCGGACTGGCACAAGACGGATGCCTATTTGTGTGTCATTTTGCGTGATCTGAATACTGCGGCATTGGCGTTCTCGCCTAGGGCGTGTTCACACTACATTAGTTTGAGGTTATGCTTCGGAGATGGAAATCTCCGAAGCCCAATTCAAGCAGATCGAACATTGCCTGCCGCGACAGCGTGGCAATGTGAGCCTGTCGAACCTGCAAGTGCTCAACGCGATCCTTTATGTGGCCGAGCACGGATGTAA
- a CDS encoding IS5 family transposase (programmed frameshift) encodes MPRQRGNVSLSNLQVLNAILYVAEHGCKWRGLPPRFGRWHTIYTRMNRWSRNGVLDRVFTELQRAQIIRVRIEAVSLDSTIVKVHPDGTGAFKKNGPQAIGKSRGGWTTKIHMVAADARTAITFALSPGQAGDAPQGRALLERLGPPNRPLHLLMDKAYEGNETRQLALDLGFIPVVPPLSTRVEPWEYDREMYKRRNEVERLFRRLKGFRRIFSRFDKLDLMFIAFINFALIIEALR; translated from the exons CTGCCGCGACAGCGTGGCAATGTGAGCCTGTCGAACCTGCAAGTGCTCAACGCGATCCTTTATGTGGCCGAGCACGGATGTAAATGGCGCGGCCTGCCACCACGTTTCGGCCGCTGGCACACGATCTACACGCGCATGAACCGTTGGTCTCGCAACGGTGTACTGGACCGAGTGTTCACGGAGTTGCAGCGCGCGCAGATCATTCGCGTTCGGATTGAAGCGGTATCGCTGGATAGCACGATCGTGAAGGTTCATCCTGACGGCACCGGTGCGT TTAAAAAAAATGGACCTCAAGCCATCGGCAAGTCTCGCGGAGGATGGACAACCAAGATTCATATGGTTGCCGCGGATGCTCGAACAGCCATAACGTTCGCACTGTCGCCCGGTCAAGCCGGCGATGCGCCGCAGGGACGTGCACTGCTCGAACGCCTGGGGCCGCCGAATCGGCCGCTGCACCTGCTGATGGACAAGGCGTACGAAGGTAACGAAACCCGACAACTCGCGCTCGATCTCGGCTTCATCCCGGTCGTCCCTCCGTTGAGTACGCGCGTCGAGCCTTGGGAATACGACCGGGAAATGTACAAGCGTCGTAACGAAGTCGAGCGGCTGTTCCGTCGATTGAAGGGTTTTCGTCGCATCTTCTCGCGCTTCGACAAACTCGACTTGATGTTCATTGCCTTTATCAACTTCGCCCTGATTATCGAAGCCCTTCGATAG
- a CDS encoding T6SS phospholipase effector Tle1-like catalytic domain-containing protein: protein MTVRQAGTPITDDDLKQSAIDSGLMVARRQCPAEKADMVACRLFPSLPFFFDGTNNNMDRDVPLNKHSNVAKLFRITKDSIQSDVRRTYIPGVGTPFKFEKVAGYTDRLNDDGGGVLGLGLGTGGDLRIKFALAEFSRLLEVEWGPGSWKHMREVTVAIFGFSRGATQARAFARRFIEQKCGKDGGRLYWAAPSGMRVPLRITFMGIFDTVASVGGPALHLDWASELAIPAEVERCVHYVSAHEVRRAFPLDSVRVDKSYQGSCEEVVYPGVHSDVGGGYGPEEQGRVHDLSLIPLRHMFAEALRAHVPIIPLDQMPRNIRKDFDLSDDARIVGLYTEYMATLPSASGDTLEALIQPHRYLNFRWRSVLARHHADERVLGRLYAKVGESFCRTVPVGTDADHSACRPNEWVYDVPKDPQEQATQLLREQRLLARHIEFLRYPIERRPGPQSYPPTPRELTPYEKMILSAWDEQAPPSLVVDQLLAEYVHDSVAAFTSWPCALWDQRGIWCDQRRYLAENDPMHAGDLAVA, encoded by the coding sequence ATGACGGTTCGACAGGCTGGCACCCCCATTACTGATGATGACCTGAAGCAATCGGCAATTGATAGCGGTTTGATGGTGGCGCGCAGACAATGTCCCGCAGAAAAGGCGGATATGGTTGCCTGTCGGCTTTTTCCGAGTCTGCCGTTCTTCTTCGATGGTACAAACAACAACATGGATCGGGATGTGCCGCTTAACAAGCATTCGAACGTCGCTAAGCTATTCCGGATCACTAAAGATTCGATTCAATCGGATGTGCGGCGCACATATATTCCGGGCGTCGGGACGCCATTTAAGTTCGAAAAGGTGGCTGGCTATACCGATCGTCTGAACGACGATGGAGGTGGGGTGCTCGGGCTTGGGCTCGGCACTGGTGGCGATTTGCGCATCAAGTTCGCCCTCGCGGAGTTCTCTCGATTGCTGGAAGTTGAATGGGGGCCGGGCTCATGGAAGCACATGCGCGAAGTTACTGTCGCGATCTTTGGCTTTTCTCGGGGTGCGACGCAAGCGCGCGCATTCGCTCGTCGATTCATTGAACAAAAATGCGGGAAGGATGGGGGCAGGCTGTATTGGGCGGCCCCGAGCGGTATGCGCGTGCCGTTACGTATTACCTTCATGGGCATTTTTGACACGGTCGCCTCGGTCGGCGGTCCCGCTCTGCATCTCGATTGGGCGTCGGAATTGGCGATACCGGCCGAAGTGGAGCGATGCGTGCATTACGTTTCGGCACACGAAGTTCGACGCGCATTTCCGCTCGATTCGGTGCGTGTCGATAAGTCCTACCAGGGTAGCTGTGAGGAAGTCGTGTATCCCGGCGTGCATTCCGATGTCGGCGGTGGTTACGGGCCTGAGGAGCAGGGGCGTGTTCACGATCTTTCGTTGATTCCGTTGAGGCACATGTTTGCGGAGGCGTTAAGGGCCCACGTGCCGATTATCCCTCTCGATCAGATGCCAAGGAACATCAGGAAGGATTTCGATCTGTCCGATGATGCCCGGATTGTGGGGCTGTACACCGAGTATATGGCTACCCTGCCGTCAGCCTCCGGCGACACGCTCGAAGCGCTCATCCAACCGCATCGTTACCTGAATTTCCGGTGGCGCAGCGTTCTCGCTCGGCACCATGCTGACGAGCGGGTGTTGGGGCGTTTATATGCAAAGGTTGGTGAGTCATTTTGCCGAACCGTACCAGTCGGGACCGACGCCGACCATTCGGCCTGCCGTCCGAACGAATGGGTGTATGACGTGCCGAAAGATCCGCAAGAGCAGGCGACGCAGCTCCTGCGCGAGCAGCGGCTGCTTGCGCGGCACATCGAGTTCCTGCGCTACCCGATCGAACGCCGCCCAGGCCCGCAAAGCTACCCGCCGACACCGCGTGAGTTGACCCCATACGAGAAAATGATCCTGTCGGCGTGGGACGAGCAGGCGCCGCCTTCGCTGGTCGTCGACCAGTTGCTGGCAGAATACGTTCACGATTCGGTTGCGGCATTCACGTCGTGGCCCTGCGCGCTATGGGATCAGCGGGGGATCTGGTGTGACCAGAGGCGCTATCTCGCGGAGAATGACCCGATGCATGCGGGTGATTTGGCCGTGGCGTAG